From Pandoraea vervacti, the proteins below share one genomic window:
- a CDS encoding IS110 family transposase, protein MFYLGIDVAKAKLDCCLLDMTNGKRSTKVVANSRAGLTDLLGWLGKRHTEPSHVHVALEGTGVYHEMAACGLHDAGLSVSVVNPAQVRAFATGMGVRTKNDIVDSHVLARFAMHARPMRWSPPAPEARILQALMARREALAQDLQRERNRHEKAEITAPTALVLHSILETIEFLERHLASLQREIDDHIAAHPGLKANLMLLQSIPAVGPQVGRTLLAIMHARHFDSAEQLAAYLGLVPVQRQSGSSIQGPSRLSKAGPPKVRATLYMAAVVAKRYNPHIKALCERLAARGKSTMSILGAAMRKLVHLCFGVLKTRQPYRANYVAIA, encoded by the coding sequence ATGTTCTACCTCGGTATTGATGTTGCCAAAGCCAAGCTGGATTGCTGCCTGCTGGACATGACAAACGGCAAGCGTAGTACGAAGGTTGTTGCCAATAGCCGCGCCGGCCTAACCGATCTGTTGGGCTGGTTGGGCAAGAGACACACCGAGCCGAGCCACGTACATGTCGCGCTCGAAGGTACCGGCGTCTATCACGAGATGGCCGCGTGTGGCCTGCACGATGCCGGGCTCTCCGTGTCTGTCGTTAATCCTGCGCAGGTGCGTGCTTTTGCGACCGGAATGGGCGTGCGCACGAAGAACGACATTGTAGACAGCCACGTGTTAGCGCGCTTTGCGATGCACGCACGGCCAATGCGCTGGAGTCCTCCAGCGCCCGAGGCTCGCATACTTCAAGCACTGATGGCGCGCCGTGAAGCGCTTGCACAAGATCTTCAGCGTGAGCGCAACCGGCATGAGAAAGCGGAAATCACGGCTCCAACGGCGCTAGTCCTGCATTCGATTCTCGAGACGATCGAGTTTTTGGAGCGCCATTTAGCCAGCCTGCAACGCGAGATCGATGATCACATTGCTGCCCATCCGGGCCTTAAAGCAAACTTGATGTTGCTGCAAAGTATCCCGGCAGTTGGCCCTCAGGTAGGCCGCACGCTGCTTGCCATCATGCACGCGCGCCACTTCGATTCTGCAGAACAACTTGCGGCGTATCTCGGCCTGGTGCCGGTGCAGAGGCAGTCGGGATCGTCGATCCAGGGCCCTTCACGTTTATCGAAGGCCGGGCCGCCCAAGGTACGGGCAACTCTCTACATGGCGGCCGTCGTCGCTAAACGCTATAACCCCCACATCAAGGCATTGTGTGAACGCTTGGCAGCGCGTGGCAAATCCACCATGTCTATACTCGGCGCTGCAATGCGTAAGCTTGTGCATCTGTGTTTCGGCGTTCTGAAGACACGACAGCCTTATCGGGCGAACTACGTCGCAATCGCTTGA
- a CDS encoding DUF4148 domain-containing protein, protein MKRTLITSALVSAMLAVSAGSAFASDAFDGPSEFSWVPQTSVLTRAQVREELVQAQQAGLVVQHDAVYPKAAPSALPATASAPVTMGSVGGLQRAGTTYFGN, encoded by the coding sequence ATGAAGCGCACTCTTATCACCTCGGCTCTGGTTTCCGCAATGCTGGCTGTTTCGGCCGGTTCGGCTTTCGCCAGCGACGCATTCGACGGTCCCTCGGAATTCTCGTGGGTGCCCCAAACCAGCGTGCTGACCCGCGCGCAAGTTCGTGAAGAACTGGTGCAAGCGCAGCAAGCCGGTCTTGTGGTCCAACACGACGCCGTCTACCCGAAGGCAGCACCGAGCGCACTACCGGCAACGGCCAGCGCCCCGGTCACGATGGGTTCGGTCGGTGGTCTGCAACGCGCCGGTACGACTTATTTCGGTAACTAA
- a CDS encoding dienelactone hydrolase family protein produces the protein MPLRFASRTHRSRTMAALTCSIVLSLGAMTDTVAQEKVQVASLDADSHGAPVTLDAYLFRAVNANGPTPAVVFLHGCNGMFSRKGAIDARELDWARRFNATGYTVLMVDSFTTRGQASECARGGPVRPWVERARDAYGALRYLQSLPGIRGDRIALMGWSHGGGTTLFSIGPRGPGHLPGMPNATNGTSTTSAPSTPNAPNAPDFAAAVAFYPGWCNAKAQGADWSTTVPLLLLTGADDVWSKAAPCEAFVNDVVAKGAPITFHIYPGAYHDFDAPNMPVRARPEFTNPKTHVVPITGTQPEAREDAIARVTAFLAKTIGE, from the coding sequence ATGCCATTGCGCTTTGCTTCACGCACACATCGTTCACGCACGATGGCCGCGCTCACATGTTCCATCGTTCTGTCATTGGGCGCCATGACCGACACCGTTGCGCAAGAGAAGGTGCAGGTAGCGTCTCTGGATGCCGACAGTCATGGGGCGCCGGTGACGCTCGACGCTTACCTGTTTCGCGCGGTGAATGCGAACGGGCCGACGCCCGCCGTCGTCTTTCTGCATGGCTGCAACGGCATGTTTTCGCGCAAGGGCGCCATCGATGCGCGCGAACTCGACTGGGCGCGGCGCTTTAACGCGACGGGTTACACCGTGCTGATGGTCGACAGCTTCACCACACGCGGGCAGGCAAGCGAGTGCGCGAGGGGCGGACCGGTTCGTCCGTGGGTGGAGCGTGCGCGCGACGCCTACGGGGCATTGCGCTACCTGCAGTCGCTGCCGGGCATTCGGGGTGATCGCATTGCGCTGATGGGTTGGTCGCATGGCGGTGGCACCACGCTGTTCTCCATCGGGCCGAGGGGTCCGGGACATTTGCCAGGCATGCCGAACGCCACGAACGGTACGAGCACCACGAGCGCGCCGAGTACACCCAATGCACCGAATGCACCTGACTTCGCGGCAGCCGTCGCGTTCTATCCGGGCTGGTGCAACGCCAAGGCGCAGGGCGCGGACTGGTCGACGACGGTTCCGCTGCTACTTCTCACCGGCGCCGATGACGTCTGGAGCAAGGCCGCACCGTGCGAAGCCTTCGTGAACGATGTCGTCGCCAAGGGCGCGCCGATCACCTTCCACATTTATCCGGGGGCGTATCACGACTTCGATGCACCGAACATGCCCGTTCGCGCGCGTCCCGAATTCACCAATCCCAAGACCCATGTCGTGCCGATCACGGGCACCCAGCCCGAGGCGCGCGAGGACGCGATTGCACGCGTCACGGCGTTTTTGGCGAAGACGATCGGCGAGTGA